One Vicia villosa cultivar HV-30 ecotype Madison, WI linkage group LG5, Vvil1.0, whole genome shotgun sequence genomic window, AGATGATATGCTATCTATTAGGGAGGTTGTCGACTAAAATTCGTGTCTACCTGTTTAATTCCAATGTTTAAGTATGTGTCGCTGCATAAGTCTTTTGAGGAAAACCTTGTTTGTTCATATATTTCCATTGGTTTATAATTTCGGTGATAATCACATTGATGAATTACTTCGGAGATATTCAAACCACAAAGCTGTTGTTATTAATAAGCTTATGCAAAAATATTGTCCAGATTTTACTAGCATATGTAAGCACACCACGCCATGAAGGCCCTGAGGTTGATAAAGAAACGGGAGAGAGTGATGCGGTGGTTCTATATAAAGCAGGTGAGAAGAGACTAGGAACAGATGAGAAAACTTTTGTGCGAATAATCAGTGAACGGAGTGCAGCACAGTTGGTTGCAATAAATCAGTTTTATCGTAGCAAGTATGGACATTCACTGAAAAAGGTATTTCTAACCCCCAATTTTATACCCTTAAGCATAGTCTTTGTCTATATCAAGGTATTTTTCCGATGCTTATCCATGCTGAATTCATGACAGGCAATAAAGAAAGAAACATCAGGATATTTTGGTCGTGCACTTTTGACAATAGTTCAATGTGCCGAGAATCCGGCTAAGTATTTTGCAAAGGTACTCCCTTGGACATTAGATTTTGGTAATTTATTCTTGTAATTCCATTAACTTGGACGTCGACAAAAGCAATTTGCATTCTCTGACAGTTCCTCACTTTAAAAATTAAGGATAACTGGTGTAGCATAAGATGCATGTGTTAGACTTAATGTTAAAATAGTTTCTAGGAGACAAAATATTTTCACTGAAAGATCTCTTTGTATCGTTAGCACTTATGTGGTATTTGGTTGTGTTAAAGCATAGAGGAAACCTTTTACAATTTCTTTAGTTTTGCTACTATGTATGCAGGTCCTACGTAGAGCAATGAAAGGCTTGGGGACCGATGACAAGAAACTCACAAGGGTGATTGTAACAAGGAGTGAGTTTGATCTACATTATATCAAAGATGAATATTTAAAGAAATACAAGAAGACACTAAATGATGCAGTTCACTCGGAAACATCCGGCTACTACAGGGCTTTTCTGCTCTCACTTTTAGGTCCCAACGAGTAGTAGCCAAAATACATGTTCTGAGGAATAATTTCACTTTCACCTATGATGTTGAATATATAAGCACTTCCAATTTTTCTTTACTGATATTGTGAATTAGGCGGTGCTTGGTGAGTTTATATGCTTGTAAGTTGTACCATAATGCACATATtgacattttgtatatatgtgtgtgtatgtatgtatatatgtatgtAGCTCTCAGTGTTATTGATTTTTTGTTTCCATGGCAAACGTTAGTAATTTGATTCCTccgaattctttttcttttccatttttttttgggATTGATGATCAATTACAGTTCCACAGTTAGCTAAGCCATCTTAGCTTTATACTTGAGGTTGTAAGAATACATTTGATGATacgaatattataataaaatatgttTTGTTTAAGAGAGGCTCTGAATATTCCTGGGTAGATAGAGTATATTTTATGGTTGTTTGTTCATGGAGAGCGTGGCATATTGGTTATTCAATTGCGTACGTGAAGTTCTAACTTCATCAACCAATAATTGTTGATTAACACAACACAACAGAATACTCTATATCAATCAACGGTGGTCCATGCAGTTGATTTTCTGACAAAATCCCGTCACAGTATTTTCAAATTTTTGCTAATTTTCTTCCTGATTGAATATCTGTTTCCCTCATAAaggtaataaaaatatatgatatgaatgcaaaatattttatattaaattaatttaattttttgacAGCTATGTTAAACTAGAATTATTAGACAGTAGTGATAATTTTGGTAATGTGATATTGAGTTGTTGAGGAGAATATTGTTAGTGGTGTACATCTGTTATCCTTTCTTACATATATTTGTTATTAAGACAACAAGTTACGGTCACTTGCCTGTCTGTTGTATTCTGAGACAATAAGACATCCATCCATCAATCCTTTTTCTTCACAACATGATTGAGTTTGGATTCAGCAGAATGATAAATGAATTCCTATTAAGCTCCTGTCTTTGTCTTAATCTTATTTTTGAGGTGGAATGAATTCAACAACAAGCAAATTGTGAATTCAACAACCTGCAAGAAATAAGTTACAAGTTAGTACTAGTTAGGGATACATACGGTATCACTTTCTCACATTGCTTCAGTTATATATACTCCTAGTATTGTATTGTGTTGCATTGCATTACGTAGCTAGTAAGGTATATTATTATATTGTCTTGTTTCTAAACTCAAGTAAGAAGATGCAAGGAAGGTGCCTGGTATGGGACCCACTGACACACCATTGTTTGTTTGCGTCTACGTACCTACAACTACAAGCTAGTTTCATTTTTGACTATGATGTGCATGCCATATCCCACTCTATGCCATTGGTTTATATTCTTGCTTACCTTCAACTCCTATTGGCTATAATTATTTGTCTTCATTTTCTTATATATATGGATAATTTACTTGTATCCCACAATACAAATACGATATCAGTTGCAAATACTTATATCATGTTATCCAAGTATCCAACCCACTTCTCTCTATATATAACTAGTGTTCTGGTGTCTGTTATTAGCACAGCACACAAACACAACATAACATGGGTGGTTTAGGAGGAACGACTAGCGTAAGCCCCTTCTGGCTATGGATTCCTGCTTTCATCactgttgttgttgctgtaaGTGTAGCATCAGCTGAGCTCCAACGCTTTGACCACCCTTCTGGCAAAGCAGATGCCTCTCTCAGCTTCCTCGTCATTGGAGACTGGGGAAGGAAAGGAACCTACAACCAATCTCAAGTTGCTTATCAGGTCTCTTATTCTTTTTTGTATTGTTTTATGCATTCCACTCTTGACAAGTTACTTACaaccatttttattatttagatgGGAAGGGTTGCTGACAAGTTAAGCATTGACTTTGTGGTATCAACCGGAGATAACTTCTACGATGATGGATTGACCGGTATACATGACCCTGCATTTCAATATTCCTTCTCAGATATCTACACTGCCAACAGCCTTCAAAAGCAATGGTATAATGGTCAGTGAGTGACTTCTAACTCTGCTAGCAACCAATACATACATATATTCATTCACTCGTTTATGTAATCCATCTGCATGATCTGTTTGCTTCAGTCTTGGGCAACCATGACTACAGGGGGGATGTTGaagctcaattaaatccaattcttcaGAATATTGATCACAGATGGTTTTGCCAAAGATCTTTTATCGTTCACACAGGTAGCAATTCATTAATCTAACTTGTTAATTCAATAATACGCTCCTGCCTCTGCATAATCATTAATTAACACTTGTTCAAATCTTAAAACTTGCTAGAAATCGCCGAGTTCTTCTTTGTGGATACAACTCCTTTTGTGGACAAGTACTTTTTGAAGCCAAAGGATCACAAGTATGATTG contains:
- the LOC131603932 gene encoding annexin D5-like isoform X1 encodes the protein MSTLVIPPVPPSPKDDAMQLHRAFKGFRCDTSTVINILAHRDATQRAYLQHEYTSLYSQDLLKRISSKLSGRLENAVLLWMHCPAGRDAVILKQTLTVNKNLEAATEIICSRTPSQLQYLRHIYFTKFGIYLERDIERNTSRDHKKILLAYVSTPRHEGPEVDKETGESDAVVLYKAGEKRLGTDEKTFVRIISERSAAQLVAINQFYRSKYGHSLKKAIKKETSGYFGRALLTIVQCAENPAKYFAKVLRRAMKGLGTDDKKLTRVIVTRSEFDLHYIKDEYLKKYKKTLNDAVHSETSGYYRAFLLSLLGPNE
- the LOC131603931 gene encoding purple acid phosphatase 3-like, coding for MGGLGGTTSVSPFWLWIPAFITVVVAVSVASAELQRFDHPSGKADASLSFLVIGDWGRKGTYNQSQVAYQMGRVADKLSIDFVVSTGDNFYDDGLTGIHDPAFQYSFSDIYTANSLQKQWYNVLGNHDYRGDVEAQLNPILQNIDHRWFCQRSFIVHTEIAEFFFVDTTPFVDKYFLKPKDHKYDWRGVLPRKKYLSNLLKDLETSLRDSTAKWKIVVGHHPVRSIGHHGDTKELLPHLLPILEANNVDMYMNGHDHCLEHISSTSSQIQFLTSGGGSKAWKGDIDKNGGDGVKFYYDGQGFMSVELDHMNAKVVYYDVFGKVLHVVNLSKGLHYAI